GCTATGTTGTTGAGCAGCAATACCAGCCCGTTGTTCAAATGCACGCACAATACCTGGCAGCTAATGCTAACCAGCGTGTTCGCATCGAAGGCAATACCGATGCACGCGGCAGCGCCGAATACAACTTGGCACTGGGTCAGCGTCGCTCTGTAGCAGTTGCCAACCAGCTGACACAACAGGGTGTAAGCCCTAACCAGATCGAAGCAGTCAGCTTCGGTAAAGAGCGTCCAAAAGCAGAAGGTTCTACTGAAGAAGCCTATGCTGAAAACCGTCGCGCAGACATTAACTATCAGCGTTAATCCTGCTTTGTAGGTTAAGCTCACTGCGCCGCAAACGGTTCTGCCGTTGCGGCGTTGCTGTTTTAACGGAGTCCATATGAAATTGAAGAAATCACATTCCCTGCTCATTGCCTCATCTGCCCTTGTACTCAGTCTGAGTGCCAATCAAGCATATGCGTTTGAAGACGAAGATGCTCGGCGTGCCATTCTTGACCTGCGCTCCCAGTTAAGACAAACCCAGCAAAACAACGTCGATCTGACCAATAAAATCAATAATCTGCAACAACAGATCACGCAATTGCGCGGCACTATTGAAACGGTCAACCATCAGGCGCGCATGGCTCAGCAATCGGGCCAGCAAGCAGCCAATCCTGACGTTCCTCCATCACCGCAGGTGGGTGACCCGAACGAGCAGCAAAGCTATGATAGCGCTCTTGATCTGTTCCGCCAGGGCAACTACGCGGAAGCCAGTACCGCACTGAACCGCTTCGCCCAGCAATATCCTAACAGCCCGCTGGCGCCAAGCGCTCGCTTCTATGAAGGCAGCAGCCGCTATGCGAACAAGGATTTCAACGGTTCCATACAGGGCTTGCAATCCATGGTTGCGGCCTATCCCCGCGATCCGAAAGCCGGAGACGCACTGCTTGTGATTGCCGGCAGTCAGGTAGAATTGAATAACATTGCAGGTGCGAAAGCGACCTTGCAGCGCGTAGTGAACGAATACCCAAATACCCCTGCTGCCGATACAGCCCGGAATCGCCTGGAGCTGTTCCGCTAAGTTCGGGCCCCGATTCCGTTTTTACCGAAAGGCATCCGGAAGTCGCAGGATGCTTTTTTTATTTGATGACGATGCAAAACGAATACCCGCAACATACGCTCACACTGGCCAGTACCACCCTTGCCTACCAGGACGTGGGGCAATCACCCACCTGTCTGTTGCTGGTCCATGGCTCACTATGTGACTTTCGTTTCTGGCGCTGGCAATTGCCTGACCTGTCTGCTGCCGTGCGTGTCATTGCGCCCAGCCTGCCGGGTTACCCACCAGTATCGCCCATACTATCTGATGCAGGTGCGCGCTTTTCCATTGACCAGCATGCGACGGATCTATTTGCCTGATGGACCATTTGGGCATTCATCACTTTGCCGTCCTGGGCCATTCCCGCGGCGGCCGCGTGGCAGCTGAAATGGCTTGCCGACGTCCTGATCGGGTAACGCATCTGCTGCTGGCTGATCCTGGCCTGGGTTCCGTACTGCCGGAAGACAGCATGCCCGCGCTGCCGTACCGCGATCTGGCGCTGGCAGCATATGAACACGGCGATACGGATACAGCGCTGGAAATTTTCATTGACGGCGTCAGCGGTGCCGGCACCTGGAAACGCATGGTGTCCTGGTTCAAGGCGATGACGCGAGAGCAGGCCGCCACCCTGCCACTGATCATCCGCGAGCCGCTATACGAGCTGAACCCATCTCGGATTAACGAATACGGTATTCCTGTGACACTCATGGGCGGATCGAACAGCCCGGCTCCCTTCCCCGCTATCCTGGATGCATTGCAGCAGCATTTTAGCCATGTGACACGCCATACGTTGACACCGGCCTCGCACGGCCTGAACCTGGCCCTGCCCCATGCATTCAATCAGATCATTCTTGAGGAACTCATTCCAGAAACGCCTGCCCGGTAATCGCATGCAATCTCCTGCGCCCAGAATACGTCGTTCCGTACAGCGAAAAACCAGACAGGCGTTGCGTCTGTCCAAAAAATCTTTACAGCTGCTCCTGATGCTTTGCGGCGCTGCGCTTGTTGCGCTGGTTTCCATTGGCTTTGCAATGATGGCCGACTATGCGCTGGAGAAAAATCGTGAGTGGACACGCGCTTATCCCTATCTGATCTGGTTAGTCATGCCGCTGGCCTTCGTCTTGTTACGCTGGTGTGTCATGCGCTTCGCCCCTTATTCGGCCGGCAGCGGCATTCCGCAAGTCATCGCCAGCCTGTCACTGCACCGCGACTCGCCCGGCAAACTGCGGCTGGTTTCGCTGGCGCAAGCAATCTGGAAAATTCCGCTTACCTTCCTGGGCCTGTTGGCTGGCGCGTCCATTGGTCGCGAAGGCCCTTCCGTACAGATCGGCGCTGCAGCGATGCTGGCCTGGGGGCAATGGTGCCAGAAAATTGGCCTGCCTCTTAAAGGATTCAATACACGCGAGTGGATTGCAGCCGGCGCCGCCGGCGGGCTTGCCGCCGCATTCAACGCACCGCTTTCCGGCGTGATTTTTGCCATCGAAGAGATCGGCAAAGGGCTGGATCTGCGTTGGCAACGGCTGGTATTGCTGGGCGTACTGGCTGCGGGTTTTATCGTCGTTGCGTTGACCGGCGACAATCCTTATTTCGGCAGCTTTCATTCGTCGCCACTGCACGAAAAAATGCTCTTGTGGGCATTGCTTTGCGCGGTGGTCTGCGGTGTCGCCGGCGGTATTTTTGCGCGCCTGCTAAGCAAGGGGCTGGCCGGCTGCATGCCGTCAAGCTTGCGGCATCACGTGCACAAGCATCCTTTATGGATGGCCGCACTAATGGGCCTGGTCGTGGCATTCCTGGGTTATCTGACTGCGGGCGGCGTGTTCGGCACCAGCTACGATGTCGCTAAAAATGCCTGATGATGTTGCCGCAGGATTCAGAACATTTCAGCATTGCCAAGTTGCTAGCCACGGTGGCCTCATACTGGGCGGGCATTCCCGGCGGTATTTTTACGCCGGCTCTCACGACGGGTGCCGGCATCGGCGTGGAACTGGCCCATTCTGTCAACATGCAAGAGGCACAAAGCGTATTTGTCCTGATTTGCATGGCTGCCTTTCTTGCCGCGTCTACGCAGTCGCCCGTTACTGCCTCTGTCATCGTCATGGAAATGTCTGGCAGCCAGGCCATGCTTTTCTGGATGCTGCTGGCCAGCCTGGTTGCGACGGTCGTATCAAAACAAATCTGCCCGCAAGCGTTTTATCATTATTCTGCCGGACGCTTCCGGCAATTGGCGCTTAGCGAGGACGCGCGGCAGGGCGCCGCGCCTGTAAGAGCGGTTACTGATCGCTGAAACTGCGGGCTGATGGCGACTTGAGCGTGCACTGAACCGGTATTTTCTTGCCGGTGCCCAGCTCGAAATTGACCGTGATCTGTTGCCCTGCCTTTAAATCTGCCTTGGGCTTTTCCAGCATGGCGTGATAGGAACCCGGTTTGAACGACAAGGATTGGCCTGGCTCAATGGTAACGTCGGGCACCATCGCCATGGCTGACATGCCGTTTTTCTCGGTGGTCTCATGCAGCATGCTCATGCCAAACGCATCGGTTTGAATACCTTTTAATACAACCGGTTCGGACTTGTCCTCGTTGTGCAATACAAAGAACCCGCCGGACGGCGCAACCTTGGGCAGCAGACGGATCCAGCAGTCCTGAACACGCAAATGATCAGAGCCCTTCACGGTGCTCGGCGCGCGCTCTGAGCTGGCGTGCATCGCGTGATTACCATGAGCGCCGCCGTGGCTGCCACCCTGATGATCGGCCAGAGCCAGTGTGCTATACAAAGAGGCTGTCGTTGCACCCAGTATGGTGAAAGCCAGAACTAATTTTTTCATCATTCTTCCAAACTAATAAATAAAAAAGGACAATATTACGCCGGACAAAAACACGATGGCGCCGGTTTGGTCTCGGTCATGGCTACCTGCTTGATTTAAATCAAATCAAGCCATACTAATCAAGCCATTTGGATTCAGCCACAACAGTGGGCTGCAATCATTTCTGCCGTTCATCAGCGATGATATCACTGTAGCGCCCCACATCCTGCTCATGCGCCTCATCGATCTCGCGCTCCTGCAATGCCTGCGCATACCACTGCTGCATACCCGACAAGGCCAGCATGCGTGCTACATAATCGGCGGCAGCGCCTTGCATCGGCAAACCATAGGTCTGGATCCGGAATATGACCGGCGCAAACATGGCATCGACGGCAGTAAACGTCGCCCCACCCAGGAACGGCCCGCCAAAGCGTGACAAGCCCTCGTTAAACAGTGTATTGATGCGCTCAATATCTGCCTGCAACGGCGCCGTCACGGTTTTCGGCCTGGCGCGCACCGCGCAGTTCATGGTGCAGCGTTCACGCAAATGGGCAAATCCGGAATGCATCTCGCAGGACGCCGCGCGCGCCCAGGCACGGGCTGCACGATCATCGGGCCACACACCTGCATGCGCCTCGGCCAGATACTCGGCAATGGCCAGGCTATCCCAGACAACTGTTTGCCCATCCTGCAGCACAGGCACTTTTGCACTGGGTGAAAATGCCAGGAATTGTTCGCGTTGTGCCTGGATATCGGCCTGGAACGGATGCATCTCTTCATCAAAGGCAATATCGAGTTGTCTTAGCAAGATCCACGGTCGCAGGGACCACGAGGAATAGTTTTTATTGGCAATATGAAGGATATACATGAAACTCAAACTCCCAGTAGAAAAAATGCGGATGCCCACCCCGGCACAATATCCGGGGTTGCGTCGCCGGCACGCGATACTATAGGTACCTGCCAGGCTGTAGCAAGCGCCGCTTACAAAAACGGACAGGTGCCCAAATTACAGCGTAACAGTTGCGCCCAGCGCCTTGATGAACTGTGCCATCCAGGCCGGATGTGCAGGCCATGCGGGCGCGGTGACCAAATGCCCGTCCGTTACGGCGCTGTCTACGGCGATATCCTGATAGTGCCCGCCAGCCAGCGTCACCTCTGCAGCACACGCCGGGTAGGCGGAACATTTTTTCCCTCGAATCACATCGGCAGCAGCCAGGATCTGGGCACCATGGCACACGGCTGCTATCGGTTTTTTGGCAGCATCGAATTCGCGTACAATTTCCAGCACGCGCGGGGTATTGCGCAGGTACTCCGGAGCCCGACCACCAGGGATCACCAGGCCGATATAATCGCCGGTATCTACCTGGGCAAAGTCATGGTTGATGGCAAAATTATGACCCCGTTTTTCCGAGTATGTCTGGTCCCCTTCGAAATCGTGGATAGCCGTTGCTATTTTGTCGCCGGCCTTTTTATCGGGGCAGACAGCGTGCACTTCGTAGCCAACGCCCAACAGAAACTGGAACGGCACCATGGTTTCGTAGTCTTCGGCATAATCACCCACTAGCATCAGAATCTTCCTGGACATTGCAATACTCCTGGTTGTGTGAACGAGCATTCATCATAGCGTGTTCAATGTAAAAAATTATGATAATTTCATGAACAAACGGTATAAATACCTATTCCATATTACTATTAGCTGACTCTTTTCAACGGCTTGCCTGCACTGCACGGCGGCCTCATCTGTTTAGCACATTATTTATGAATTTTTCCTCGCTGTTTGGCTGGCTCCACGACAATCAGGCCCTGATGGCCATGTTGCACGATCACTGGAGCTGGGGTATCTGCCTGGTTGCCTGATTCTGTTTCTGGAAACCGGCCTGGTCGTCATGCCGTTTCTGCCCGGTGACTCTCTGCTCTTTGCGGTCGGCGCCTTCATGGGTATCAGCGGTATCCCGCCCTTCTGGTATATGGTTATGCTGTTTGCCGCCGCAGTGCTCGGCGACTATGTCAACTACACCATCGGTCGATCACCCCTGGGCAGACTTTGATCCGCAAGGGCTGGGTCAAGCAGAGTCATATTGATAAAACCCATGCCTATTTTGAAAAGTATGGCGGCTCTACCATTACTCTGGCGCGCTTTATTCCTATCGTGCGCACCATCGCCCCGTTCCTGGCCGGGCTCTCGGGCATGGATCGGCGCCATTTCGCGTTCTATAACGTATTAGGCGGGTTCCTGTGGATATTCCTGCTGGTGCTGGCAGGTTATTTCCTGGGCCGCATTACCTGGGTGCAAGAGAACCTGTCACTGTTTACCCTTGGCATCGTGATTATTTCCGTGCTGCCGATGGCCTGGCACATTTACAAGCTGTGGAAAGAAAACCGTCAGGAAAAACAGGCAGGCAAATAACCATGACGCGCGGGCGCGTAACGTGCGTGTCGTAGCGTGTAGGCAGGCACCGTATCGCAACCCGAATAACCACGGGTTACGGTTAGGTGCCTTTTCTTTTATTACATTCCGTAATAAGATTCAAAGAAATGGTTGTTTTTCGATGACTGAAAAGCAGTCTATCTTCTTGCTTTATGCTGTAACCCTAAACTGGAGTCTGCTATGTCCACCCTATTGAAAGCCTCACTTGCTACGCTCGCGCTCGCAGCCACCGTCCCTGGCCTCACCCATGCGGCAACGCTGGATAATGTCAAACAACGCGGTGCTGTGGTGTGTGGCGCCACGACTGGCTTTGCCGGTTTTTCTGCGCCTGATGCCAAAGGCCAGTGGCAGGGCCTGGACGTTGATTTGTGCAAAAGTATTGCCGCCGCGGTTTTTGGCGATGCCAGCAAATTCAAGATCGTACCGCTGAACTCTCAGCAGCGCTTTACTGCCCTGCAATCGGGCGAAGTTGACGTCCTTACCCGCAACACGACCGTTACGCAACAGCGGGATACGGCGCTGGGCCTGATCGCTGCCGGGGTCAATTTTTATGACGGACAGGGCTTTCTGGTGTCCAAGAAGCTTGGCGTTAAAAGCGCCAAAGAACTCAATGGCGCAACCATCTGCCTGCAAACCGGCACCTCGAATGAGAACACGCTGGCAGACTGGGCCCGCGCCAACAAGGTGGAGTACAAACCAGTCGTATTCGATCAATTCAACGAGGTAGTCAATGCCTTTGCAACTAACCGTTGCGACGTCTTCTCTACCGATGCCTCGGGCCTGGCCTCCATCCGCATTTCCAAACTGTCCTCGCCGGACGATTATGAAGTGCTGCCGGAAATCATTTCCAAAGAGCCGCTGGGGCCCTTTGTACGCCAGGGCGACGACGCCTGGCTCAATATCGTCAAATGGGTCTTTCAGGCCACCGTCAATGCCGAGGAATTGGGCGTGACCACGGCCAATGTCGACGAACAGCTCAAAAGCACCAATCCCAATATCCAGCGCCTGCTGGGCGCCACGCCGGGCGCGGGCAAAAACCTGGGACTGGATGAGAAATGGGCCTACAACATTATTAAACAAGTGGGTAACTACGGCGAGAGCTTTGAACGCAATGTCGGCCAGGGCAGCCCGTTGAAAATCAAACGCGGCCTGAACGCCTTATGGACCGAAGGCGGCCTGCAATACGGGCTGCCTATTCGTTAATTGCGCTTTTGACAATCGCCGGTTTTTCCAGAAGGGCCCGCCATAGACGCGGGCCTTTTCACTGGCTGATGCAGGGGCTTGATGCCAGCGCCTGCCCAAGATCCGGGCCCTGTCCAACAGAGGGCCGCGCCAACAGCACCACTAACGCTGGCTAATAATGCCAGATATCAGAAAAACACCCGATTGGATATTGAGAATCATTTACAATCACAGCTCTGATCTACTCTTGCCGGATACGTGATGATCCAGATTGAAAACGCTGGTTTTCAAACCTCTTCCAAAACCCTGCTGCATCCGCTTACGACCCAATTCGAACGGGGCAAATTCTACGGACTGATCGGCCATAATGGTTCGGGCAAGTCTACGCTGCTCAAGTTGCTGGCGCGTGAATATATTCCCTCCCAGGGCGCCATTCTGCTGGACAATACCCGTGTGGATACGCTGTCCAATCGCCAGTACGCGCGCAAACTGGCCTATTTGCCGCAATATACGCCGGTCATCCCCGACATGAGCGCACGCGAACTGGTCGAACTGGGACGCTATTCATGGAATAGTATCTGGCGCAACAGCAACCCCGAAAATGACTCGGCCATCGCGCGAGCCATTGCCCTGACCGATACCGAGGCTTTCATGCCGGCGCTGCTCGACTCCCTGTCGGGCGGCGAGCGCCAGCGTGTCTGGATTGCCATGCTGCTTGCCCAGAATACGCCCTATATCCTGCTGGATGAACCGCTGGCGGCCCTGGACCTTAAGCATCAGCTTGAAGTGATGCAATTGCTGCAACGGCTGGCGAATCAGGAAAACCAGTGCGTGATCGCGGTCATCCACGATATTAACCTGGCCACACGTTACTGCGATCACCTTCTGGCCCTGCGTGCCGGCAGGCTTATCTATGCCGAAGCGCCCGCGGCCCTGCTCGATCAGCAAAAATTGCGGCATATCTACGATGTCGACCTCCAACTGATTAGCCATCCCGTACATCCGGGTGTGCAACTGGCCTTCAATTGAGTCGGAGCATGCCCATGCCCACTGTAATTCACCGTTGCATGCTGATCTGCGCCTGCCTATTGGCAAACGCAGTAGCCACTGGCCCGGCCGCAAGCCAGACGAACCCACCCAGGGCGGCAACGCCAACTGAGTCTGCGCCGCCCAACAGCCAAAAAAAGACACCGCAACGCATTGCCGTGCTGGACTGGACCATTGCCGAAACAATGGCTTCCATGGGAATTTTCCCGCAGCGATCGCCGAAAAAAGCAGCTATGAAGTCTGGAGCCATTCGCCGGCCATGCCGCAGAGCACGCTGGATCTGGGCATGCGCGCGCAGCCCAATCCCGACCGAATGATCCGGCTGGCGCCCGAGCTGATTCTGGCCTCGCAAGACTATGCCTTCGTCAAAGGTCTGCTGGAGCGGATCGGTCCCACGACGCTGCTGGACGTCTACACGCCAGGCCAGGATATCTACCAAAACCTGAGCGAGCTGGCAACCCGTATCGGCGAAATTACCGGCCATCCTGACAAGGCTGCACGCTATATTGCACAGGTAGGCGATCAGCTTGAAGCGATCAGCGACCAGCTGGTGCAACATCGCGGCCAGCCGGTAGCGGTCATCCAGTTTATCGATGCCCGCAATGTGCGGGTGTATGGCAAACCCAGCCTTTTTTCCACCGCGCTGGAGAAAATCGGCATCAGCAATGCCTGGACAGCGGCAGTCAATCAGTGGGGTTTTCAGAGTGCAGATCTGACCCACCTGGCCGCTTTGCCAGAGGACACCACGATCTTTATCATCAAGCCCTACCCGGCCGATCTGCCCGGAAAATTACAGGAAAACGTGATCTGGCAGGCATTGCCGGCCGTGCGCAAAAACCGCGTCATTCTTGCCGAGCCCATCTGGACGCTGGGTGGGTTGGGTACTGTGCTGCGCTTTGCGCAAACAGTCCGGGACGGCCTGCTGGCGCAGGATGCCAACGCCGGCTCGAACGCGGCTTTCCGTTTCCCCGGATATAACAAATGAGATATACACTTTCAGCAAGAACACTTGCACTTGTCAGTTGCGCAATCGCCATTGCCCTGATGGCTGCAGTCATCCTGCTCACCTCACCGGGTAGCGACGCATCGCCAGAGGCGCCGATGCAACAACTGGTGTTCTGGCATGGCATCCTGCCCAGAATGGCCATGGCGCTGCTTTGCGGCATCTGCCTGGGCCTGGGCGGCTTTATCCTGCAGCAAGTCACGCAGAACACCTTGGCTGCCCCCGACACGCTGGCCATCAGCAGCGGCGCCCAATTCGCGCTATTGCTGGGCATGATGTACTTTCCGCAGGCGCAGCTATTTGACTCCACACTGCTGGCCATGGCCGGCAGCATGGTCAGCAGCCTGGTCATCGTACTGTTTATCCGGCGCGCCGGCAGCGCCGGCAACACCCTGATTCTGATCGGATTGATGCTCACGCTGTTGCTGACCACGCTAAGTAATATGTATCTGATCCTTAACCCGGACCGTCTCTATGGGCTTATCATCTGGGGCGCCGGTTCACTCAGCCAGGACTCCTGGCAGCCTACACTGCGCACCGCCTGGCAAACCCTGTTGTGCCTGCCGCTGTCCTGGTTTCTGCTGCCCTCGCTGCGCGCCTTTTCGCTGCAGGGTACGCTGGCCAAAAGCGTCGGCGTCAATGTCCGTCTGGTGCGCATTACCGGCTTTGTGCTTGTCTCGTTTCTGATTGCAATCGTGGTAAGCAGTGTCGGCGTCATTGCCTTTGTCGGCCTGGCCGCGCCGGTGATCGCCCGTTCTCTGGGTGTGACCGATATACGCAAGCAATGGGGCTATGCAATGCTGTTTGGCGCCATGCTGCTGTCCATTACTGATTCTGCCTGCAATTGGCCACATACCTCTGGCCTAACA
Above is a window of Advenella kashmirensis WT001 DNA encoding:
- a CDS encoding DJ-1/PfpI family protein — translated: MSRKILMLVGDYAEDYETMVPFQFLLGVGYEVHAVCPDKKAGDKIATAIHDFEGDQTYSEKRGHNFAINHDFAQVDTGDYIGLVIPGGRAPEYLRNTPRVLEIVREFDAAKKPIAAVCHGAQILAAADVIRGKKCSAYPACAAEVTLAGGHYQDIAVDSAVTDGHLVTAPAWPAHPAWMAQFIKALGATVTL
- the ybgF gene encoding tol-pal system protein YbgF; amino-acid sequence: MKLKKSHSLLIASSALVLSLSANQAYAFEDEDARRAILDLRSQLRQTQQNNVDLTNKINNLQQQITQLRGTIETVNHQARMAQQSGQQAANPDVPPSPQVGDPNEQQSYDSALDLFRQGNYAEASTALNRFAQQYPNSPLAPSARFYEGSSRYANKDFNGSIQGLQSMVAAYPRDPKAGDALLVIAGSQVELNNIAGAKATLQRVVNEYPNTPAADTARNRLELFR
- a CDS encoding VTT domain-containing protein — protein: MIRKGWVKQSHIDKTHAYFEKYGGSTITLARFIPIVRTIAPFLAGLSGMDRRHFAFYNVLGGFLWIFLLVLAGYFLGRITWVQENLSLFTLGIVIISVLPMAWHIYKLWKENRQEKQAGK
- a CDS encoding ABC transporter ATP-binding protein; this translates as MIQIENAGFQTSSKTLLHPLTTQFERGKFYGLIGHNGSGKSTLLKLLAREYIPSQGAILLDNTRVDTLSNRQYARKLAYLPQYTPVIPDMSARELVELGRYSWNSIWRNSNPENDSAIARAIALTDTEAFMPALLDSLSGGERQRVWIAMLLAQNTPYILLDEPLAALDLKHQLEVMQLLQRLANQENQCVIAVIHDINLATRYCDHLLALRAGRLIYAEAPAALLDQQKLRHIYDVDLQLISHPVHPGVQLAFN
- a CDS encoding amino acid ABC transporter substrate-binding protein, coding for MSTLLKASLATLALAATVPGLTHAATLDNVKQRGAVVCGATTGFAGFSAPDAKGQWQGLDVDLCKSIAAAVFGDASKFKIVPLNSQQRFTALQSGEVDVLTRNTTVTQQRDTALGLIAAGVNFYDGQGFLVSKKLGVKSAKELNGATICLQTGTSNENTLADWARANKVEYKPVVFDQFNEVVNAFATNRCDVFSTDASGLASIRISKLSSPDDYEVLPEIISKEPLGPFVRQGDDAWLNIVKWVFQATVNAEELGVTTANVDEQLKSTNPNIQRLLGATPGAGKNLGLDEKWAYNIIKQVGNYGESFERNVGQGSPLKIKRGLNALWTEGGLQYGLPIR
- the pal gene encoding peptidoglycan-associated lipoprotein Pal encodes the protein MGSRIAKTLAIASLAATLAACSSTPVDGTAGAGTGTSNAVMDPFNPNSPLAQQRSVYFAYDSYVVEQQYQPVVQMHAQYLAANANQRVRIEGNTDARGSAEYNLALGQRRSVAVANQLTQQGVSPNQIEAVSFGKERPKAEGSTEEAYAENRRADINYQR
- a CDS encoding glutathione S-transferase family protein yields the protein MYILHIANKNYSSWSLRPWILLRQLDIAFDEEMHPFQADIQAQREQFLAFSPSAKVPVLQDGQTVVWDSLAIAEYLAEAHAGVWPDDRAARAWARAASCEMHSGFAHLRERCTMNCAVRARPKTVTAPLQADIERINTLFNEGLSRFGGPFLGGATFTAVDAMFAPVIFRIQTYGLPMQGAAADYVARMLALSGMQQWYAQALQEREIDEAHEQDVGRYSDIIADERQK
- a CDS encoding alpha/beta fold hydrolase; this translates as MDHLGIHHFAVLGHSRGGRVAAEMACRRPDRVTHLLLADPGLGSVLPEDSMPALPYRDLALAAYEHGDTDTALEIFIDGVSGAGTWKRMVSWFKAMTREQAATLPLIIREPLYELNPSRINEYGIPVTLMGGSNSPAPFPAILDALQQHFSHVTRHTLTPASHGLNLALPHAFNQIILEELIPETPAR
- a CDS encoding copper chaperone PCu(A)C; the encoded protein is MMKKLVLAFTILGATTASLYSTLALADHQGGSHGGAHGNHAMHASSERAPSTVKGSDHLRVQDCWIRLLPKVAPSGGFFVLHNEDKSEPVVLKGIQTDAFGMSMLHETTEKNGMSAMAMVPDVTIEPGQSLSFKPGSYHAMLEKPKADLKAGQQITVNFELGTGKKIPVQCTLKSPSARSFSDQ
- a CDS encoding SNARE-associated domain-containing protein, yielding MPFLPGDSLLFAVGAFMGISGIPPFWYMVMLFAAAVLGDYVNYTIGRSPLGRL
- a CDS encoding iron chelate uptake ABC transporter family permease subunit, which encodes MRYTLSARTLALVSCAIAIALMAAVILLTSPGSDASPEAPMQQLVFWHGILPRMAMALLCGICLGLGGFILQQVTQNTLAAPDTLAISSGAQFALLLGMMYFPQAQLFDSTLLAMAGSMVSSLVIVLFIRRAGSAGNTLILIGLMLTLLLTTLSNMYLILNPDRLYGLIIWGAGSLSQDSWQPTLRTAWQTLLCLPLSWFLLPSLRAFSLQGTLAKSVGVNVRLVRITGFVLVSFLIAIVVSSVGVIAFVGLAAPVIARSLGVTDIRKQWGYAMLFGAMLLSITDSACNWPHTSGLTAS
- a CDS encoding ABC transporter substrate-binding protein, yielding MAEKSSYEVWSHSPAMPQSTLDLGMRAQPNPDRMIRLAPELILASQDYAFVKGLLERIGPTTLLDVYTPGQDIYQNLSELATRIGEITGHPDKAARYIAQVGDQLEAISDQLVQHRGQPVAVIQFIDARNVRVYGKPSLFSTALEKIGISNAWTAAVNQWGFQSADLTHLAALPEDTTIFIIKPYPADLPGKLQENVIWQALPAVRKNRVILAEPIWTLGGLGTVLRFAQTVRDGLLAQDANAGSNAAFRFPGYNK
- a CDS encoding alpha/beta fold hydrolase, giving the protein MTMQNEYPQHTLTLASTTLAYQDVGQSPTCLLLVHGSLCDFRFWRWQLPDLSAAVRVIAPSLPGYPPVSPILSDAGARFSIDQHATDLFA